The genomic region CTAATTCAAGTCATTTTGACTTTTTGGGACTCGTTTTGAGTCCTAAACACCTATTCAACTTCATATCAATTCTAAATGTTTTTAAATTGattctaaaaaattcaaattgtcTAAATCATatcttaattattttaaaaaatgatttaaaccctaaatccttaattaaaattaagatttCTTACTGGTACTTACTTCAATGGCATCTCCCATCCCTACCGATCATTTGAAAAGGGAAAGAAGTGTTAAAATAAGTCTCTAGTCCCATCATGTATAGGTTTTGAACAATTTTTTCGTCCATTTATGCTTCATACTAATTTAATTCTACTTCGTAAACTCTTGAACTTGCATTTGCTATTGTATGTTTGTGATTGTATGATAATTTGTACTtgtaaaatctataaaaaaaatttatttttacataaaagtcTAATATGTAATTTCATAAAATCTAATGGACTAAATATTaaatctacttttttttttttgagagccAAGCCCACTAACTACTTTTTTTTCCTTCGTTCGTAATTGAAATAATATCTAAAATATAACAAGATTTAAATCATAATCAGTTTGAAACTAATTGAATTATAATTTAGGTAAGATTAAGGTCGAACTTGAATGATTAAAATCTAAAGAAATAGTATTTGTGTCGTTATGATTAAGTAAAAGTTGGTGAACCAATAAGTGATTGGGTGCCACATTACACTCCAAAGAGGAGAACATAAGTTCAAATCTTGAAAATAACATTGTTCAGAGGGCTAGCCACGAACcccaaacataaataataaaacgGAAATGTATAATAACAAAAGAAGTCTAAGATGATGATTAAATCAAACATCTCATTTATCCCATAAATGTTTCAAGCGCTAACATCTTCTTTAActctatttttatatatttttttcagaATTATAAGTAAATATTAATGATGGATTctgatattaaattttaaaagtattgttaattttaaatttttaaagggatttaattaaaatttttaaaatttctgggACTTAATatgaattataatatttttaattcaaataatttagcattattaattttatatttttagtaagTCTAAATTGAAAACAATGTAAATAAATGCTAATAGATTCATAAAAATCTACATCACTTTACCCGCAATAATTAATAGTACTATTAATTTGAacatactaataaaataaaattgtgtCAAACTAAAATAGATTAGCTAAACCTAAAAGGACTAAAACAAGAATTAGACCCTTCATAAACGAGAGAAATGGGCCAAACTGCCCATCCATGTTTGGGTTGGATCTATTCAAATCAAGAAATAACACTAAAATCAAAATGGGTTTTTGTAATTAATTCAAAGCAAATCGACGAAAATTAGCTAAAATAAGTAAGAAAGTTTAGTCGATTTTTTTGGATTTATTTTATtggcataataatttttttttccctccaacttaaaagaaaaaaaaattattttagcttttcatttaaattttcgTTTCTTTTAGTTCTTAAATTTATACTTTTTTTAATCAAATCACCTCGAAATGGATGAAAAAATTATCATTTGTTAACTTCGATGACGTGGCATACATATAGATTACCATGTGGGTGGCATGTTATcatctaattaaattttaaaaaaattaattaaatgctaaCACGTTATCCATGTGTATGCCACATTAGCAAAGTTATAAAACATtgatttttcatctattttgaggTGATTCCACAGAAAATGCaagtttaaaggctaaaaaaagtaaaaaataaaatgaaaagctgaaataatttttttagcacTTAAATTAGACAATAATTTTTTTATCCATGTTTGTAATATATTATAGGCATAAagataaatttaacttttaacttttacatcttttatctcgctcttttttttttttgagttaaatttgacTCTTAACATTTTTAAAGATAGTTAAATTTGACCATCAATCTATAAAAAAAGAGTTGAATTGTTGGCTTTTAACAAAAATATtgactaaaacattaaattttttttaaatgacaaCCAACGTGACAATTCATGTGTATTTCTTcctaatatttttgaattttgaattttttattttcataaattttaaattatttattgttgTGACATATAATACAAATGATATCATGTCAACATAAAGTACACGCGGACCGCTGCGCCATTTTCCATACCAACATTGTTAAAAGAATTGTTGTTTTAATCAACATTTTCATTAAAAtagttatttgattttttttgaaaagttaaCTCTTAGATTTAGCTAAAAAAAAAGATAAGGGTTAAATTGACAAAGTATAtataaaatcaaatcaaaattttatatataaaatcgcACAAAACCAAAGCTTGCAAATGATAATACACATtagatcaaaattcatgtatgattttgatatttatttcattatataatttataacacataaaaattaaatctataataatatataatattataatgtaaACACTAAAAACATGTTCAGAtgattatatgtaaaaattcaataaatgataaaataaaaaatattaaacattaaattaaaaatcatataaatatatatattttaaattgaaaataacaTGGGCGGTTCCAAAATAGACTTAAGTCAGCAATTTAAAATATAGATGaatttatgtaaaattttaaGGCCATATTTCAATCCAAGCGAAGCTTGGACAAACTTAGAGCATGTTAATATTATACTTAAGTCTAATTCGAATTCAACCTGCCCAATCCATGAAGAATTTTAGATTGGATGCACCACTAATCAAAATTGATGTCTACTAAATACTCAAATATAATTGTGATGGTTAAATTACGTGAGAGCTCCCTACATTATTGGGTTTGGATCAAATTAGTCCCtttattattaaatagattaatATAGACAATATActattaaaacaaattaaataagtcTAAATTGTAATAGAGTTAagatttactatataaaaatgtctcaaaatttatttttaaattgcatttaattttaaacaaaatatttcatttatagaatgataaaacttaaaaatattaactttgttAAACAATAAATGAtatcttttaaatattaaatattagctCTATTATAATGTGgcttaatttgattttttaaataatacatgaattaaattgattcatttaatattaaagggactaatttgatcatATCCCTATAGTAGAGGCACCTCTCATATTCATTGAGCTAAGTGTGATGACAATTTTTATTTTCAGGATTGAATTACAATAATATCATCATTTTTGTTCATAATTTACAAACTGAATCACCAATTTGCAAATTTGCAATCTCAAACTCAATAAAATTCAATAACTATTTTAAGCCGTTAAAATCTCGAAAGTTTTAAGCAGCAAAGCAACATGTGTGTTGATCCATTTCATCATCTTCCTCGCAACAAAGCTTTCTCGGCGGTATCCATCTCTTCAAGAATCCTCGCCTTTCTCTTAGCCGGAATCGGCGCCGTCGGCCCAAAGCTAATATAATGTCCCGAGACAGCATTCAATGCCGAATAAATCTCACGAAACGAAGCTCGACCCAACAAAGCTTTCTCCCTCCTGTACTTAGCCACCCAACTGTTCGACGTGTCTCTAAGCTCCGCCACCGCGGTGGCGACGTTAGGGTCGTTTTTGTCCATGCTGATGGTGTTCCTCACTTTGTTGATGACATCGGAGGTCTCTTTTACGTACTCCTCGTCCTCGGCTGCGAATGCCTGTGGTGGTGTCACTGGTAGAAGCGATGAAAGAGATAGTGTTGCGGTGGTGACGGCGGAAAGAGACAAGAAGTGGCGACGTGAAGGATGGTGTTGGTTTTGGTGCGGCAGAGGAGAGGGTGGTGGGGCGGCGGAGGTGGGGAGGAGGGGTTGGAGCTTGGGGGTAGGGGTTAGTAGCGATGGGGAAGCCATGGTTTTTGGGGGAGAAAGGGAAATTTGAGTATTTGGTGCATGTAAAGGAGAAGTGTGTTAGTGCCACGTGGGCTTATCACCTTatctaaaaatgagtttcaatGGTTGAAATGGTTCAATGATATCTCATATAGATTTTACCAATGTCCAAGGTGGCAAATAGATTTTGAGTCTTTAATTTCATGCAAGTGTTCCTAGTCTTAACCACAAGGATACTTTTTCCATTTTCGTCCATCCACTATGCTCACAAAAGTTGAAGTCTTGATTCAACTTTAATTTTGTTTACTTAATAATTATTGATTTTGATTAATAATATTGATATGGTAATTatgagatttttaaaatttaatccttatcGTCAATTGAATATTAATTTAGTTGGCATCAAATTTATTGCCAGTGCAAGAGGATATGGGTTCGAGTGCGTTAAAGCGcatttttatcatatttaaaGGTTGGAAGGGGTTATGAGTAGTTTTAAACATTatatcaaaaaaaaaacaaagaccaAGAAACTATTGATTGTGCTGAATTCGAGCTTAATAATACTCAGCTCGAACAACTCACTAGTCTTATCAACCTTTTTTgactttttaatatatattttaaatatcttATATTATTAAGTTACATTATTACCCTTAATATATATTATCAATCTTAAACTTAATTATCAAGTCAAGCTCGAGCTAAAAAATTGATGTTGTTCTGAATTTCAAATCAAGCTTGAGCTTAAGCTTAACAATATTCAAACTCGGTTCAGTTCAGTTACACCCTGGTTTGAACTCATGCTTTTACCAAACTAATATCTTTCTTTATTGAGCACACCAATAACTATCATAGTAATTTTTACAAACAATTTATGATCAAACAATCCTaactcaaaaagaaaaagaaaattttcatatgataAAAGATTCAAATTTAGATTAATTGGATATCACTTTATTAGTTGAGAGTGAATATATTAAATTATCTTTTCAAAAGTCCCCCATCAATACAAATTCCTGCGTTAGCATAAATGGACATTGGATTCTAAGAttgcaataaaataaacataaaacttGTTTGTTGTTGTTATATTCTACTTAACGGTTTTAACCATAAGCTGTGCTTCTAAACCTCTTAACAGTGTAAAGATCAAGGATTTTAAGTAATGTCCGGTCATTAGTGCACCTTGGTGTCTTAAATTGGCTGAGTGCTGCCCCATTCCCTATGAAATAATCCAAAATCCTCTTAAAAGTACCTCTTTCGACGATACAAAGCTCCAATGGTCCGATCGAGTTGGTCCGTCTTGACACGACGTAGCCGGGGTCGACAAATGAGGCATCCATTTCCCGACAACACTCGCAGAGGACCCGTTCCTCAACTTTGCCTTTGATCTCCCAATAGATCACGTAGTGGCCCGGTTGATGCGTTAGTTTAGCATGGCTCGTGAAATCGACTAGCTCGGCTCGGTGTTTGCTCAGCAATTGGGAACCTTTTTCGACCACTAATTGAAGGTCTTTCTCGGTGTTTTTGTCGATGTTAACGACTAGTAATAGCTTTCTCCTACATATGAATTTCAGTTTTGGGGTTTCGTTGTGAAATCCGCTCACTTCTACCACGTCTCCGAGTCTATATCTGTAAAGCCCTGCCAATTAATACATAGTAAACACGATTATGGTTCGTCAAAAAAAATGAGTTTATATGAAATAATAAAAACTCAAATCgtcatataaaattttcaattacttcactctaaatgaaaaaatatatatttaaacaaaTTTATTATAGATTCTGATTATAtctgttttttttaaataatgcaTAGAACTATTTATAGTTTCTCTCTAACTTATgaataagaggataatgcgcttcaacaTACTTAAATTCACATTCTCCTGTATTAACAACAATGCTCATATTTATTGAACTAAGACTAAACcgacaaaaatatatattttttaaattaaggcAAAATGGAGTGGgataaatttttttcttaaaagaaaCTTAATTGTAAATAA from Gossypium arboreum isolate Shixiya-1 chromosome 1, ASM2569848v2, whole genome shotgun sequence harbors:
- the LOC108482299 gene encoding photosystem II repair protein PSB27-H1, chloroplastic-like — encoded protein: MASPSLLTPTPKLQPLLPTSAAPPPSPLPHQNQHHPSRRHFLSLSAVTTATLSLSSLLPVTPPQAFAAEDEEYVKETSDVINKVRNTISMDKNDPNVATAVAELRDTSNSWVAKYRREKALLGRASFREIYSALNAVSGHYISFGPTAPIPAKRKARILEEMDTAEKALLRGR